From the Rhodothermales bacterium genome, one window contains:
- a CDS encoding malectin domain-containing carbohydrate-binding protein, whose translation MNSPRSIPGLFGLILVLLALVAAPAALAQNAPILRLNAGGADKTFNGTTFTSDVFFSDSKTTTFDSRAIAGTEVDDLFLSERITNDGGEPFSYGIPVPADGNYELRLHFAETAFLEAGRRQFDVTVEGTTVLDNYDIFASAGGANTAVTETILNVAVNDGMLDITFTAVVERAKINAIEVLGTLAPIEAPFGVNAGGASLDISDVTFREDNEGLFLVGSTFISSDPIANTTADALYQAERFANTLRFVLPGVQTGIYTIELHFAETFHTGAGERLMDIFVEGELVLNDYDIFAEAGGMNTAVIEELSGIAVNDGILDITFARINNQTGTAKISGIAITGASLVSNESDEAGSLPGTHRLTAAYPNPFNPETQFTLKVAKSQQVAIRVFDLLGREVERLFEGALPAGPAHTFRFVSNSLPSGIYLIQAMGEGFTETQRVVLLK comes from the coding sequence ATGAACTCCCCACGCAGCATTCCCGGTCTTTTCGGCTTGATTCTCGTCCTGCTCGCCCTGGTCGCCGCGCCAGCGGCCCTCGCTCAGAACGCCCCGATACTCCGCCTGAACGCAGGGGGCGCGGATAAGACATTCAACGGAACGACATTCACGAGCGACGTCTTTTTCTCCGACAGCAAAACGACAACGTTTGACAGCCGCGCAATCGCGGGCACGGAGGTCGACGACCTGTTCCTCTCCGAACGCATCACCAACGACGGAGGAGAGCCTTTCAGCTACGGCATCCCTGTCCCGGCCGACGGGAACTACGAACTGCGCCTCCACTTTGCGGAAACAGCGTTCCTGGAGGCCGGCCGCCGACAGTTCGATGTGACCGTGGAAGGCACCACGGTGCTGGATAACTACGACATCTTCGCCAGCGCTGGCGGCGCCAATACGGCGGTCACCGAAACGATCCTCAATGTCGCCGTGAACGACGGCATGCTGGATATCACCTTTACCGCCGTCGTGGAACGGGCCAAGATCAATGCGATCGAGGTACTCGGAACGCTCGCTCCCATCGAGGCCCCGTTTGGCGTGAACGCCGGGGGCGCGTCGCTCGATATCAGCGACGTGACCTTCCGGGAAGACAATGAGGGGCTGTTTCTCGTGGGCTCGACCTTCATCTCCTCCGATCCCATCGCCAACACGACGGCGGACGCGCTGTACCAGGCGGAGCGCTTCGCGAACACGCTGCGCTTCGTGTTGCCCGGCGTCCAGACCGGGATCTACACGATCGAACTGCACTTCGCCGAGACCTTCCACACAGGCGCCGGCGAGCGGCTGATGGATATCTTCGTTGAAGGCGAGCTGGTGCTGAACGACTACGACATCTTCGCGGAAGCCGGGGGCATGAACACCGCCGTGATCGAGGAATTGTCTGGCATCGCCGTAAACGACGGTATTCTGGACATCACCTTCGCCCGTATCAACAACCAGACGGGCACGGCCAAGATCTCGGGTATCGCGATCACAGGCGCCAGCCTGGTCTCGAACGAATCCGACGAGGCCGGCTCGTTGCCCGGCACGCACCGGCTCACGGCGGCGTACCCCAACCCGTTTAATCCCGAAACACAATTCACGCTGAAAGTCGCGAAGAGCCAACAGGTGGCGATCCGGGTGTTCGACCTGCTCGGCCGGGAAGTCGAACGCCTCTTCGAGGGCGCCCTGCCCGCCGGGCCGGCGCATACCTTCCGATTCGTCTCCAACAGCTTGCCCAGCGGCATCTACCTCATCCAGGCCATGGGCGAAGGGTTCACGGAAACCCAGCGGGTGGTTCTGCTGAAGTGA
- a CDS encoding sigma-70 family RNA polymerase sigma factor, with protein sequence MDPPRAIPRASQLHVPVRTTPSITRLLEAYAGGDNAAFDRVFPLIYDDLRRIADGRLRRERDGHTLNATALVHEAYLKLARLDHMAWQNRAHFLAIASQAMRQILVDYAIRRGAEKRGGNRRATTLDDNLAGEEQTAESILALHEALERLSQLDARQARIVECRFFGGMNLDETAVALDISAATVSRDWTMARAWLNSQLSEPAP encoded by the coding sequence ATGGACCCACCCCGGGCCATCCCCCGGGCCTCCCAACTGCATGTGCCCGTGAGGACGACCCCATCCATAACCCGGCTGCTAGAGGCCTATGCCGGCGGCGACAACGCGGCATTTGATCGTGTATTCCCCCTGATCTACGACGATCTCCGGCGCATCGCCGACGGCCGGCTCCGCCGGGAGCGCGACGGGCACACGTTAAACGCCACCGCGCTGGTCCACGAGGCCTACCTGAAACTCGCTCGACTCGATCACATGGCGTGGCAGAATCGCGCCCATTTCCTGGCCATCGCGTCGCAGGCGATGCGCCAGATCCTGGTCGACTACGCGATCCGCCGTGGCGCGGAGAAACGCGGCGGCAACCGACGCGCGACGACGTTGGACGACAACCTGGCCGGCGAAGAGCAAACCGCCGAGTCCATCCTGGCCCTACACGAAGCACTCGAACGCCTGAGCCAGCTGGACGCACGTCAAGCGCGTATCGTCGAATGTCGGTTCTTCGGCGGGATGAATCTGGACGAAACGGCCGTGGCGCTGGACATCTCGGCGGCCACGGTGAGCCGGGACTGGACGATGGCCCGCGCCTGGCTGAACAGCCAGCTGAGCGAGCCGGCGCCATGA